GCTGAACCGGTTTCGATGGATGAAGAATTGAATCGAACTATTCCAGTAATTGAAGCGATTCGGCAAAAATCTGATTGTCTCATTTCGATTGATACCTATAAACCAACTGTAGCTAAAGCGGCATTGGACGCGGGGGCTGATATGGTGAATGATATTTCAGGATTCACCTTTGATAATGGCATGGCTCCCTTGGTAGCAAAACGCAATGTTCCTGTTATTTTGATGCATATTAAGGGTATACCTCGGGATATGCAGAAAGACCCGCACTATGACAATCTGATGAGAGAGATACGTCAATTTTTTAAGAATCAAGTGGCAAGTGCCAAGGCAAAAGGTGTTTCGGATGAAATGATCATTTTAGATCCGGGAATTGGATTTGGAAAACGCTTAGAAGATAATTTTGAAATCATCCGTGAATTGAGGCAAATTTGCGCTATGGGATATCCTGTTTTATTAGGTCCGTCGCGTAAATCTTTTATCGGCACTGTTCTTGACCTCCCGGTTGAAGAACGGCTGGAGGGCACTTTGGCATCCATCACTGCCGGAATAATTAATGGGGCAAAGATGGTCCGCGTTCATGATGTAAAAGAAACACGCCGCGCCGTCACCATTACAGAAAAAATTATGGGGATGATTTAAATGGTACTCTTCCAAATCGGTTTTCTCACCGTCACTTTAATTGATGTAATCGACCTCTTATTGGTGAGTTGGCTCTTCTACAAAGTCTATATATATTTCAAAGGCACCCGCGCCGGGCAGATGTTGGCAGGATTAATTATCCTTATGGTAGCCTCATTCTTATTTAATGCATTTGGAATGAGCGCCTCCAGTTGGCTG
This genomic window from Candidatus Neomarinimicrobiota bacterium contains:
- the folP gene encoding dihydropteroate synthase, which codes for MNITRFQSWLKAPSHTLIMGILNVTPDSFSDGGKFADRKIARDHALQMIDEGADMIDIGGESSRPGAEPVSMDEELNRTIPVIEAIRQKSDCLISIDTYKPTVAKAALDAGADMVNDISGFTFDNGMAPLVAKRNVPVILMHIKGIPRDMQKDPHYDNLMREIRQFFKNQVASAKAKGVSDEMIILDPGIGFGKRLEDNFEIIRELRQICAMGYPVLLGPSRKSFIGTVLDLPVEERLEGTLASITAGIINGAKMVRVHDVKETRRAVTITEKIMGMI